The proteins below come from a single Geobacillus thermoleovorans genomic window:
- the ureE gene encoding urease accessory protein UreE, giving the protein MIIETIIGNIQTLPSLPPHIERVYMASDDLVKRIQRVVTDHGRELGIRLKEAKELADGDVLWMDDHNAIVVSVLPEDLLVIKPVSLKQMGEIAHQLGNRHLPAQFEEGEMLVQYDYLVEELLQQLAIPYKREKRKVKQAFRHIGHRHD; this is encoded by the coding sequence ATGATTATTGAAACGATTATCGGCAATATTCAAACCCTCCCTTCTCTCCCCCCGCACATCGAACGGGTGTACATGGCAAGCGACGATTTAGTGAAACGAATCCAGCGGGTCGTGACCGATCACGGGCGGGAACTTGGCATTCGCCTAAAGGAAGCTAAAGAATTGGCGGATGGAGATGTATTGTGGATGGATGACCATAACGCGATCGTTGTTTCCGTTCTTCCCGAGGATTTGCTTGTTATAAAGCCGGTTTCGTTGAAACAAATGGGGGAGATCGCTCATCAGCTCGGCAACCGCCATTTGCCCGCCCAATTCGAGGAAGGGGAAATGCTCGTCCAATATGACTATTTAGTCGAAGAGCTGCTTCAGCAGCTCGCCATCCCGTACAAGCGGGAAAAACGGAAAGTAAAACAAGCGTTCCGCCATATCGGGCATCGCCATGACTGA
- the ureC gene encoding urease subunit alpha, which yields MSFSMSRRQYADMFGPTTGDCIRLADTDLWVEIEHDYTVYGDEVKFGGGKVIRDGMGQHPLATRDEAVDLVLTNAVIVDYTGIYKADIGIKDGNIAAIGKAGNPLLMDGVNIVIGASTEVIAAEGKIVTAGGVDAHIHFICPQQIETALSSGITTMIGGGTGPATGTNATTCTPGEWNIYRMLEAAEAFPMNIGFLGKGNASAKEPIAEQVRAGAIGLKLHEDWGTTAAAIDACLRVADEYDVQVAIHTDTLNEGGFVEHTLKAINGRVIHTYHTEGAGGGHAPDIMKVASFPNILPSSTNPTRPYTKNTLDEHLDMLMVCHHLDPSVPEDIAFADSRIRKETIAAEDILHDIGAFSMISSDSQAMGRVGEVILRTWQTADKMKKQFGRLPEETGRGDNVRVKRYVAKYTINPAITHGIAEYVGSVEVGKFADLVVWHPAFFGVKPELVIKGGMIAYSVMGDPNASIPTPQPALYRPMFASYGAAIAKTSITFLSKAAFERGIPDKLGLHKIVKPVGNIRSLTKHDMVFNNAMPQIDVDPQTYEVKVDGRLITCEPAEVVAMAQRYFLF from the coding sequence ATGAGTTTTTCCATGTCAAGACGGCAATACGCGGATATGTTTGGACCGACGACCGGGGACTGCATCCGGTTGGCGGATACGGACTTATGGGTTGAAATTGAGCATGACTATACGGTTTACGGCGATGAAGTGAAATTCGGCGGTGGGAAGGTGATTCGCGACGGGATGGGGCAACATCCGCTCGCAACCCGCGACGAAGCGGTCGATTTAGTGCTGACGAATGCCGTCATCGTTGATTACACCGGCATTTACAAAGCCGATATCGGGATCAAAGATGGAAACATCGCCGCCATCGGCAAGGCTGGGAATCCGCTGTTAATGGATGGCGTCAATATTGTCATCGGCGCCTCAACGGAAGTGATCGCGGCGGAAGGAAAAATCGTGACAGCCGGCGGGGTCGACGCCCATATCCATTTCATTTGCCCGCAGCAAATCGAAACTGCTCTATCATCGGGCATTACGACGATGATCGGCGGCGGGACCGGGCCGGCGACCGGAACGAATGCCACGACGTGCACGCCGGGAGAGTGGAACATTTACCGGATGCTTGAAGCCGCCGAAGCGTTCCCGATGAATATCGGTTTTTTAGGAAAAGGCAACGCATCGGCGAAAGAGCCGATCGCTGAGCAAGTCCGCGCCGGAGCGATTGGACTCAAACTTCATGAAGACTGGGGAACGACGGCGGCGGCGATTGATGCGTGCTTGCGAGTGGCGGATGAGTACGATGTGCAAGTCGCCATTCATACCGATACATTGAATGAAGGCGGGTTTGTCGAGCATACACTGAAGGCCATTAACGGGCGCGTCATTCATACATACCATACGGAAGGAGCCGGAGGGGGGCATGCGCCCGATATTATGAAAGTCGCCAGCTTCCCGAACATTTTGCCTTCTTCCACGAATCCGACGCGGCCGTATACGAAAAACACGCTTGATGAGCATTTAGATATGTTAATGGTGTGCCATCATTTAGATCCGTCCGTTCCGGAAGACATTGCCTTTGCCGATTCGCGCATCCGCAAAGAAACGATTGCTGCTGAAGATATTTTGCACGACATCGGCGCGTTCAGCATGATCAGTTCCGACTCGCAAGCGATGGGGCGCGTCGGTGAAGTCATTTTACGCACGTGGCAAACGGCCGACAAAATGAAAAAACAGTTTGGCCGCTTGCCGGAGGAAACGGGGCGGGGCGATAATGTTCGCGTCAAACGGTATGTAGCCAAATACACGATCAATCCAGCCATTACGCATGGGATTGCCGAATATGTCGGCTCGGTGGAAGTCGGAAAATTCGCGGATTTGGTCGTTTGGCATCCCGCTTTTTTCGGGGTCAAGCCTGAGCTCGTCATCAAAGGCGGGATGATCGCCTACAGCGTGATGGGCGACCCGAACGCCAGCATTCCGACGCCGCAACCCGCGCTGTACCGCCCGATGTTCGCCAGCTATGGCGCCGCCATCGCGAAAACGTCCATTACGTTTTTGTCCAAAGCGGCGTTCGAGCGCGGCATTCCGGACAAGCTGGGGCTGCACAAAATCGTCAAGCCGGTTGGAAACATTCGCTCTTTGACTAAACACGATATGGTATTCAACAACGCCATGCCCCAAATCGATGTCGATCCGCAGACGTATGAAGTGAAGGTCGACGGGCGGCTCATTACGTGCGAGCCGGCCGAAGTGGTGGCCATGGCGCAACGATATTTTCTTTTTTGA
- a CDS encoding urease accessory protein UreF gives MTDQQLLWLLQLSDSNFPSGAFSHSFGFETYMYNEQICDAKTFGDVLVAYIQTQLTYTDGLACRIAYEQLEVDRMEGLRRLNDTLFALCLAKETREGTRMIGGRLWKLCRDIYGVDELDEIVQTTRSIHPAIVFAAVGRKIGAAKQTTVLTYLFASVQTMVQNAVRGIPLGQTDGQKLLVMVQPYLIHAASIIETLDEEELGAAAVGLEIAQMQHERLPVRLFMS, from the coding sequence ATGACTGACCAACAGTTGTTGTGGCTGCTGCAGCTCTCCGATTCGAATTTTCCGTCTGGAGCATTTTCCCATTCCTTTGGGTTTGAAACATACATGTACAATGAACAAATTTGCGATGCCAAAACGTTTGGCGATGTGCTTGTCGCTTATATTCAGACCCAGCTGACGTATACGGATGGATTGGCGTGCCGGATCGCCTATGAGCAGTTGGAAGTCGACCGTATGGAAGGACTGCGGCGGCTGAACGACACGCTGTTTGCTCTCTGCTTGGCGAAGGAAACGCGAGAAGGAACGAGAATGATTGGGGGGCGCTTATGGAAACTGTGCCGCGACATTTACGGAGTCGATGAATTGGATGAGATCGTGCAAACGACGCGGTCCATTCATCCGGCCATTGTGTTTGCGGCGGTTGGCCGCAAAATCGGAGCAGCCAAACAAACGACGGTGCTGACGTATTTGTTTGCTTCCGTACAAACGATGGTGCAAAACGCGGTCCGCGGCATCCCCCTCGGTCAAACGGACGGGCAAAAGCTTCTTGTCATGGTGCAGCCATATTTGATTCATGCCGCAAGCATCATCGAGACGCTCGACGAAGAGGAGCTCGGAGCGGCAGCCGTTGGTCTGGAAATTGCACAAATGCAGCATGAACGTCTTCCTGTTCGATTGTTTATGTCGTAA
- a CDS encoding urease accessory protein UreD, whose amino-acid sequence MSWTGRLRCTAVVKNGRTVILDNYSEGALKLMRPVYLDPAHPTLYLVHVGGGYVDGDSYDMEIFLEPSARLMVTTQSAAKIYKTPSTPVRQYTRLSLGEQSVLEYFPDPTIAYEHARFYQETTVYITPSSTFVYGEIITPGWSESGELFRYDWIRSKLKVYQDEVLVLFDHLYLDSRQHLMSMLQLGGYTHVGSLVALSPFITKEVLEQFNQFMEEMPQEVRCGFSAAAVPGFSVRILAYETSVIEAIFQRVQQFIRQQCGEKAPVCWRKY is encoded by the coding sequence ATGAGCTGGACGGGGCGTTTGCGATGTACAGCGGTCGTGAAAAACGGCCGCACCGTCATTTTGGACAACTATAGTGAAGGGGCGCTGAAACTGATGCGTCCTGTTTACCTCGACCCGGCTCATCCGACGTTATATCTTGTCCACGTGGGCGGCGGGTATGTCGATGGGGATTCATATGATATGGAAATCTTCCTCGAGCCCAGCGCCCGGTTGATGGTGACGACCCAGTCGGCGGCGAAAATCTACAAAACTCCTTCAACGCCTGTAAGGCAGTATACACGATTGTCACTTGGGGAGCAAAGCGTACTTGAATATTTCCCCGACCCGACGATCGCCTATGAGCATGCGCGCTTTTATCAAGAAACGACGGTGTACATCACGCCAAGCTCCACGTTCGTTTATGGCGAAATCATCACACCTGGATGGTCGGAAAGCGGCGAGCTGTTCCGCTACGATTGGATTCGTTCGAAACTGAAGGTGTATCAAGACGAAGTGCTCGTTCTGTTTGATCATCTGTACTTGGATTCGCGGCAGCACTTAATGAGCATGCTGCAGCTTGGCGGCTATACGCATGTCGGATCATTGGTGGCTCTTTCTCCGTTTATCACAAAGGAAGTGTTAGAACAGTTCAACCAATTCATGGAAGAGATGCCGCAAGAGGTTCGCTGCGGTTTTTCAGCGGCGGCCGTTCCAGGCTTTTCTGTACGTATATTGGCGTATGAAACATCGGTCATCGAAGCGATATTCCAACGCGTCCAACAGTTCATTCGCCAACAATGCGGTGAGAAAGCGCCAGTCTGCTGGAGGAAATATTGA
- the urtD gene encoding urea ABC transporter ATP-binding protein UrtD gives MKPVLMCRDVVVDFDGFRALQGVDLAVYPHEVRFLIGPNGAGKTTLLDVICGRTRATDGRVLFFSHDITKRPEYEIVQMGIARKFQSPSIFPFLTVWENMELAMRQDRRLRSVLRAKLTGEEKEMMAAQLEKIGLLDERHRLAGTLSHGQKQWLEIGMQLIQRPQLLLLDEPIAGMSAAERERTGEWLHEIAKHCAVIIVEHDMDFVRRYSKQVTVMHEGKVLCEGSIDEVQQNEQVIDVYLGRRKNACYASGM, from the coding sequence GTGAAGCCCGTGTTGATGTGTCGTGACGTCGTCGTTGACTTCGATGGATTTCGTGCTTTGCAAGGTGTTGATCTCGCGGTTTACCCTCATGAAGTGCGGTTTTTGATCGGCCCGAACGGAGCGGGGAAAACGACGCTGCTCGATGTCATTTGCGGACGGACGAGAGCGACGGACGGCCGAGTGCTGTTTTTCTCCCATGACATCACGAAACGGCCCGAATATGAAATTGTGCAAATGGGGATCGCCCGGAAGTTTCAAAGCCCTTCCATTTTTCCATTTTTGACGGTGTGGGAAAATATGGAGTTAGCCATGCGACAAGATCGGCGTCTGCGTTCCGTTTTGCGGGCGAAGTTGACTGGAGAAGAGAAAGAAATGATGGCAGCACAGCTAGAGAAAATTGGATTGCTCGATGAACGTCATCGCTTAGCGGGCACCCTGTCTCATGGCCAAAAGCAGTGGTTGGAAATTGGCATGCAGCTGATTCAGCGCCCGCAACTTCTCTTATTGGATGAGCCGATTGCCGGCATGAGCGCGGCGGAACGGGAGCGCACGGGGGAATGGCTGCACGAAATCGCCAAACATTGTGCGGTGATCATTGTGGAGCATGATATGGACTTTGTCCGCCGTTATTCGAAGCAAGTGACGGTCATGCATGAAGGAAAAGTATTGTGCGAAGGCTCGATTGATGAGGTGCAGCAAAACGAACAAGTCATCGATGTGTATCTTGGAAGGAGGAAAAACGCGTGTTATGCCTCCGGAATGTAA
- the ureA gene encoding urease subunit gamma, with protein sequence MKLTPREQEKLLIVVAADLARRRKERGLKLNYPEAVALITYELMEGARDGRTVAELMQYGATILTRDDVMEGVADMIDEIQVEATFPDGTKLVTVHQPIRS encoded by the coding sequence GTGAAACTGACTCCGCGTGAACAGGAAAAGCTGCTGATCGTCGTTGCCGCTGATTTGGCGCGCCGCCGGAAAGAGCGGGGCTTGAAGCTAAATTATCCGGAAGCGGTGGCGCTCATTACGTATGAACTGATGGAAGGAGCCCGCGACGGGCGGACGGTGGCGGAGTTGATGCAATACGGCGCAACGATTTTGACGCGCGATGATGTGATGGAAGGCGTCGCTGACATGATCGACGAGATTCAAGTCGAGGCGACGTTTCCGGACGGCACGAAACTCGTCACTGTCCACCAGCCGATCCGGTCGTAA
- a CDS encoding urease subunit beta gives MIPGEYRLRDEPIVCNRQKPVTKLTVINRGDRPVQVGSHFHFFEVNSFLEFDRQAAYGKHLNIPAGTAVRFEPGDAKQVELVPFSGKRRVYGLNNMVNGPLDGSKKGE, from the coding sequence ATGATCCCAGGAGAATACCGATTGCGCGACGAACCGATTGTGTGCAACCGGCAAAAGCCGGTTACGAAGCTGACGGTCATAAACCGCGGCGACCGCCCGGTGCAGGTCGGTTCCCATTTTCACTTTTTTGAAGTCAATTCGTTTCTCGAATTTGACCGACAGGCCGCATACGGAAAACATTTGAACATTCCAGCCGGGACAGCGGTTCGTTTTGAGCCCGGAGATGCGAAGCAAGTAGAGCTTGTTCCGTTCTCCGGCAAGCGCCGGGTGTACGGACTAAACAATATGGTCAACGGTCCGCTTGATGGCAGCAAGAAGGGAGAGTAA
- a CDS encoding GNAT family N-acetyltransferase — translation MNIVPIKQLNRAMVNQFFTNHWGSPQMVVSTGIYNCSELDGFAAVENGQRIIGLITFVIRGNECEIISLDSIMENRGVGSTLLHEAETWARQQRCTAVQLITTNDNLHALRFYQKRGYQIVNVFPNAVDKARRIKPSIPKTSPDGIPIRDELLLVKPLA, via the coding sequence TTGAACATCGTTCCAATCAAACAATTGAACCGCGCCATGGTCAACCAGTTTTTCACCAACCATTGGGGAAGTCCGCAAATGGTTGTCTCGACCGGCATCTATAACTGCAGCGAACTGGATGGATTTGCGGCTGTCGAGAATGGACAGCGGATCATCGGGCTCATTACGTTTGTGATTCGCGGAAACGAATGCGAGATCATCTCGCTAGACAGCATAATGGAAAACCGCGGCGTCGGCAGCACCCTTTTGCATGAGGCGGAGACATGGGCGAGACAACAAAGGTGCACCGCTGTTCAACTGATCACCACCAACGACAACTTGCATGCGCTTCGTTTCTACCAAAAGCGCGGCTACCAAATTGTGAATGTCTTTCCGAACGCTGTCGACAAGGCGCGGCGAATCAAGCCAAGCATTCCGAAAACAAGTCCTGACGGCATTCCAATTCGGGATGAGTTATTGCTGGTGAAACCACTGGCGTGA
- a CDS encoding urease accessory protein UreH encodes MGSIWPVLLFGLLLGMKHATEPDHVIAVSTVASRTKKLSLSSLAGMFWGIGHTLTLLVVGMAMIAFERQIPEQIASYLEMGVGIMIVILGIASFRSTMRLDHRHQGDIHHLHVKSTLIGIVHGLAGSAGMVLLTMTTVKGTWMALAFILIFGLGTVIGMMLFTTFLGIPFVWMKAKQQVMNQWIVKTVSLISIAYGVYYMYHIAAEI; translated from the coding sequence ATGGGATCGATATGGCCTGTGCTCTTGTTTGGATTGTTGCTAGGAATGAAGCATGCGACGGAACCGGATCACGTCATTGCCGTTTCGACCGTTGCCAGCCGGACGAAAAAACTGTCCCTTTCATCGCTGGCCGGCATGTTTTGGGGAATCGGCCATACGTTGACGCTGCTTGTCGTCGGGATGGCGATGATCGCCTTTGAGCGGCAAATTCCTGAACAGATTGCTTCTTATCTTGAAATGGGCGTCGGCATCATGATCGTTATTCTAGGAATTGCTAGTTTCCGTTCGACAATGAGGCTGGATCATCGTCACCAAGGCGATATTCATCATTTGCATGTGAAATCGACATTGATCGGCATCGTCCACGGTTTAGCCGGCAGCGCAGGAATGGTGTTGTTGACGATGACGACGGTCAAAGGAACTTGGATGGCTCTTGCTTTTATTTTGATTTTTGGCCTAGGAACGGTCATCGGCATGATGCTGTTCACGACGTTTCTCGGGATTCCGTTTGTTTGGATGAAAGCGAAACAGCAAGTCATGAATCAATGGATCGTGAAAACCGTCTCCCTCATCAGCATCGCCTATGGGGTCTATTACATGTATCATATCGCCGCCGAAATTTGA
- the ureG gene encoding urease accessory protein UreG: MEPVRIGIGGPVGAGKTMLVEKLTRAMHRRFSIAVITNDIYTKEDAQFLIKHSVLPEDRIIGVETGGCPHTAIREDASMNFAAIDELKRRHPDVELILIESGGDNLAATFSPELVDFSIYVIDVAQGEKIPRKGGQGMIKSDLLVINKIDLAPYVGASLEVMERDAKAARGAKPVIFTNLKEEIGLFDVVDWIEKQVLLAGLEE; encoded by the coding sequence ATGGAACCGGTACGAATCGGCATCGGCGGCCCGGTCGGCGCCGGCAAAACGATGCTTGTCGAGAAGCTGACGCGGGCGATGCATCGCCGCTTTAGCATCGCGGTCATTACGAATGATATTTATACAAAAGAAGATGCCCAATTTTTAATCAAACACAGCGTTCTGCCGGAAGATCGGATTATCGGCGTCGAAACGGGCGGATGCCCGCATACGGCCATTCGCGAAGACGCATCAATGAATTTTGCGGCCATTGATGAACTGAAACGGCGCCATCCAGATGTGGAACTCATTTTGATCGAGAGCGGCGGCGATAACTTGGCGGCGACCTTCAGCCCGGAGTTGGTTGATTTCTCCATTTATGTCATCGACGTCGCCCAAGGGGAGAAAATTCCGCGCAAAGGCGGGCAAGGGATGATTAAGTCGGATTTGCTCGTGATCAACAAAATCGACCTTGCCCCTTACGTCGGCGCCAGTCTGGAAGTGATGGAACGGGACGCCAAAGCAGCGCGAGGGGCGAAGCCGGTCATTTTTACGAATTTAAAAGAAGAGATTGGTCTTTTTGACGTTGTGGATTGGATCGAAAAACAGGTGCTGCTGGCAGGGCTGGAAGAATGA
- the urtE gene encoding urea ABC transporter ATP-binding subunit UrtE, translating to MLCLRNVTAGYDGSVVLDHVDMDVPLGRVTAVLGRNGVGKTTLMKTIIGLIRPMSGVIEWEGEDITRWPPERRARAGIGYVPQGREIFSALTVEENILLGLEAQAEKVRPQPTLDEMYALFPILKEMRQRKGGDLSGGQQQQLAIARALAGRPKLLLLDEPMEGIQPSIVALIHDAIMKIAKEKQVGIILVEHNVELAFSCADRFYILDRGAVVAKGDVDGADLTYIQSFLAV from the coding sequence GTGTTATGCCTCCGGAATGTAACCGCTGGCTATGACGGAAGTGTGGTGCTCGATCATGTTGACATGGATGTTCCTCTTGGTCGGGTGACGGCGGTGTTGGGCAGAAACGGAGTCGGCAAAACGACGTTGATGAAAACGATCATCGGGTTGATTCGCCCGATGTCAGGCGTGATCGAATGGGAAGGAGAAGATATCACGCGATGGCCGCCGGAGCGTCGGGCGCGGGCAGGGATCGGCTATGTGCCGCAAGGGAGGGAAATTTTTTCGGCGTTGACGGTGGAGGAAAATATTCTTCTCGGGCTGGAAGCGCAGGCCGAAAAAGTCCGTCCCCAGCCGACCCTTGATGAAATGTACGCGCTGTTCCCGATTTTAAAAGAGATGCGCCAGCGAAAAGGAGGAGATTTAAGCGGCGGACAGCAGCAACAGCTGGCCATTGCCCGCGCGTTGGCCGGCCGACCGAAACTGCTCTTGCTTGATGAACCGATGGAAGGCATTCAGCCCTCGATCGTTGCGTTGATTCATGATGCGATTATGAAAATTGCCAAAGAAAAGCAGGTTGGCATCATATTGGTCGAACATAACGTGGAGCTGGCGTTTTCTTGTGCCGATCGTTTCTATATTTTGGATCGCGGCGCTGTCGTGGCGAAAGGGGATGTCGATGGGGCTGATTTGACTTATATTCAATCGTTTCTTGCTGTTTAA